GTCCATTAGGTGAGATTTTGTTTGGAttctaaattttatttttggaaattgaattttgtaccgaatccaaaatgggaacgggctcgggaattggactttggattttggattttggaatctTAGCAATTGGccggacttccgcacggagttgtatcaaccacctagcaaggataatggtttcgtcatcatcccattaggagAGACACGTTTTAGGTGTCTACGTTTATTAAAGTAGAACCTCCATCTATCCTTGATTTCCTTATCTCCCACCAAAACTTTTTGATCAACATCTTTCACATATTTAATCCTCCCGATGTCTCACGTCTTTTTATCTCTCATTCGAGCAAgtctatgttaggttatgattcatatgacaattcataaatcatgcggaaaaaccatttacccaggaaaacatattatttacacataatcatttagcatagaatagatgcatactctttgttgcgtgccttccctagctgcgcccgaaccgaacaagaacaagtctttaggactccaagtgtcgtccctccgtagatagtccacagcacgtccggatccgccttaagattgaccaactagaatcgcccttaaggtactagaaaatttcggcaatttgagcaagatgtgtgtttgaattttctctcaaaaactcactttgaatactttgaaacttgtgttataaattgtgagccctagcctcatatttatagcggtatggaaagggaatcgaaatcctattcagatacaaattaatcaaacctagaatcctacaagaactctaatttaattaatttatcaaatagaattaggaatttaatcattaaccgaactctgcatgttttaggaaacgtgcacgaacacaaacacttgcacacacacgcacgacagccacgatgggcctcatgcgtgcgcgcgagcagcagcccactcagcgcccgcgcgcgctgcgcgctgcgcgcgctgtgcgcgctgcgccctgcgcgcagcctgctgggcctggccttgctgtttgtgcggcgcgcttggcttgctgggcgatggcctgggttcgtgctgggcctcgtccggcaggcctcgtccgatgcttattcgtacgatgcgcttccgattaaattttccgattccggaattcatttccgatacgaacaatatttaatatttccgattccggaattaatttccgtttcgaacaaatatttaatatttccgtttccggaattattttccgattccggtaatatttccgattctgacaatatttccgtttccggcaatatttccgattctggcaatatttccatttccgataatattttccgatacgtaccatgtttccgtttccggcaacacctacgacttggataacatttatatttccgatacgatccatatttccgtttccggcaatatcatcgtttccggagtattcatttcttgcctgtgacgatcttagctcccactgaaaccaagatccgtcggttccgaatattcatagatagagtatctaatgccattagatacttgatccgtttacgtactatttgtgtgaccctacgggttcagtcaagagtaagctgtggattaatatcattaattccacttgaactgaagcggcctctagctaggcattcagctcacttgatctcactgaattattaacttgtcaattaatactgaaccgcatttattagacttaacattgaatgcttacttggaccaagggcattatttccttcagtctatAGATGTTATTTTCCCCTTCTTTTGTATCCAATCTTGCGTAAATATCCTGATTCACCTTTGCTCTAGCCTCTCTTACGACCTTCTTTGCTTCCCTTTTACCCTCCTTGTACTTCTCGTAGTTCTCATCACGTTTATATTTTCCCAACTCTTTATAGTATTCTCGTTTGCTCTTTATAACTTGTTGCACAACTTCTTTCCACCAAGATGTGTCCTTACTTGGTGGCATGATTCCTTTATATTCCTCTAGGACCTCTTTCGCCACTCCCTTTATGGTGTGCTCCATTCTTGTCCATAATGAGTCTATACCCAAATCCATATCACTGGCCCAAATACCTTCATTTGCCACCTTTTCCACGAATTTTAGTTGTTGCTCCACTTGAAGTTTCCAGCACTTGATCCTAGGCTCCACTAGTGGTCTTGTCCTCCTTATATAACTTCTACCTCGAAACTCAAGTACCACAAGTCTATGTTTGGTTGATGTACTCTCACCCGGAATCACCTTACAATTGGTGTAGCACTGTCTCAAAGAAATCCTTACTAAAAAGAAGTCAATGTGACTCGTATTACCTCCACTCCTATAGGTTACTAGGTGGGAGTCTCTTTTCTCAAACCAAGTGTTCATTATACTCAAGTCATATGCCAATGGAATATCCAAAATAGCATTTCCTGCTTCATTCCGATCCCCATACCCAAAACCACCATGAATGCTTTCCAATCCATCGTGACTCGAGCATACATGTCCGTTGAGATCCCCAGCAATGATCAGTTTCCGACTTCTAAGGACACGTTGCACCACTTCTTCTAAATCCTCCCAGAATTCTTGTCTAGTTGAAGCATCTAGTCCTACGTGTGGTGCATATGCACTCACAATAGTTACAACTTCATCCCCTTCACAAGCTTAATACTCATAATTCGATCACTCTTTCGGACACGTCCACTACATTCATCAATATATTCTCGGTCAATAAGGATACCTACCCCATTCCTACCCCTACTTTTTCCCGAATACCAAAGCTTATATCCCCATTGAGCTATTTCTCTCGCATTGTTTCCCACCcacttgcttaactaattggtttcatttcttaactatttggttccattgcttaacttatatgacatcaAAGTAGTTtattgtgtaagaccgtcttatatAAAAATTTGTATTTGCCGAATTATTAGAGGGTCACGTAGGGAATTTAATGGTTttgaccaatgaaaaataaggcttctgatttatttttgaattaaaaaaatagagtgtcacgtagataattaattaggtgccacatagatattttagttaattaattactaatatatacaactccatccaaaatcaaacagtttgataattaaaaaataaatctaatctAAATTTACGCAATAtgaaacactaatctaaaataaaatttagagcgccatgtaggaaatttattggttttggccaatgaaaaataagatttccaaattatttttgaattataaaattcgagtgccacgtagataaataattagatgcaacgtagatatttttattaattaattaataataataattaataataaataataaatataaattaaaatttaatccaaaatcaaacactaatataatataatatataaaatatagcagctGGTACATAAGAGTATTATTTTGACATAAAAATATAATAGAAtatgtgcatcgcacgggctaaaatctagtctaaaacaaaattatatccaaaatcaaacactaatccaatttTAGAGCGCCACGCAGGAAatataatggtttcggccaacgaaaaataagatttctaaattatttctGAATTAGAAAATTCAAGTGTcacgtaaataaataattaggtgtcgcgtatatattttaattaactaattactaatatacatctccatctaaaatcaaacactctaataattaaaagataaatctaaaatgaaattcaatccgaCATCAAGCACTATAATAACCGAaagataaatctaaaatgaaattcagttCAAAATCAAAGACTAATATACCCTAATATAtaaaacatactccctccgtttcaaaatgtttgttacgtttggaatttggcacgtttattaacgtaaattaagattttttttttttaattttaaatgttCTAGATTCAATCATAAATCTGATTTCATCTTTCTAAATTCTGACATTTATTACTCTCTTTGAATATAGTGCAAATCTACTttcatcttttattaaaaaaaatatacctcaatccactaatcattgaaacaaccaataagattgttttattataaaaatgaaccaataattaaaaatcacatAGATTGCTAACTTGTCAAATTGTGAATGACATttattgagttgaaaagttggaccaattagaaataaaagtttgctcagaaaataataatagtaacaagtttataaatagaaagattctttatgtaacaaacattttgaaacactattaaaggaatacgtaacaaatatttagaaacggagggagtagtagttaggtaataaattttttattttaatttaacaaTGTAAAAGAATTCGTGTATTGCACAGGGTAAAATCTAGTTCAGTTAAACAAAATAGGTCAAATACAACTAAACCTAAATagtgtaaattttttttttttttttttgaagtaacTAAATTGTGTAATTGTTACGGGCTTAAAGGTGTTGAGAACAATCCTTATCCATAACTCTCGGATCTATCCGTTATGAAAACGGGCTAACCCGTTATTCACAGACCCTAAACCTCCGTGTTATACAAGTACAACAACCGAACTGGGAAACAGGAGAAGAGAGATGTGGCGAAGCATAGCATCAAGATGTTCCCTGAtgaaccgaagttcaaaacCTACAGCAAGATTATTATTTTGTTTGGAAGAACCTCCGTTTCAGGTAAACCATAGATCCATGAATTCATCATCATACTATCATTCACTTGTTTCACCAAGgcagcatcatcatcatcccaaaatacaaataaaaatacCCACTGATAGTCACAGATTTATGTTCATGTCCGACACTGCATGTAGATCTGATACTGATAATGATGAATTATCAATGGAAGAAGTTGCTTGTGGATGTGATACTGATAATGATGAATTAGCAATGGAAGAAGTTGATTGTGGATCTGATACTGATAATGATGAATTTACAATTGAAGAAGAAGTTGGTTCTGGGGTTGAATTTGAAAAGTTATTGTCGTTGTTTACTAATAATTCTGTTTCTGTAGATTCAATCCTTGAATCCCGTGATAATTGGGATGTGCTTCttaatattgattttttttgtcgGATGATCACACACCCACCTGAAGAGCTTTCTTACTTTGATCAGTTTAAGTATTTCGAATGGGCTCTTTCTAGAGATGATTTCGAGATGAGTGATTTATTGTTAGATGGCATTACCTATATTTTAACAAGACCTGTTTTAACAAGACCAGAACCGTGCATGGCGTGGCTCTGTGAATCTGATAAACGATGGTTGAATCTCTCATGGAATCTTGTTAAAAGCAACATTTATACTTTGGGCGGTGTTGTTGCTAAATTGCGCAACAAATTGATTGAAAACCTCGGCGAGGACAAGAGCAACAGGTACGGTATTGTTACTACTAGAATCCTCAACAAATTGATAAACGCATTTGGATATTATGGAGATGACAAGTCTGGAATTGAGATACTTAACAAGTTTCCGGATTTTCGGTGTTGCCCAGATTTGAATACCTATTCAAATGTTGTATTTTGTGCGGGGGGATGCAAATCT
This sequence is a window from Spinacia oleracea cultivar Varoflay chromosome 1, BTI_SOV_V1, whole genome shotgun sequence. Protein-coding genes within it:
- the LOC130463249 gene encoding uncharacterized protein is translated as MNSSSYYHSLVSPRQHHHHPKIQIKIPTDSHRFMFMSDTACRSDTDNDELSMEEVACGCDTDNDELAMEEVDCGSDTDNDEFTIEEEVGSGVEFEKLLSLFTNNSVSVDSILESRDNWDVLLNIDFFCRMITHPPEELSYFDQFKYFEWALSRDDFEMSDLLLDGITYILTRPVLTRPEPCMAWLCESDKRWLNLSWNLVKSNIYTLGGVVAKLRNKLIENLGEDKSNRYGIVTTRILNKLINAFGYYGDDKSGIEILNKFPDFRCCPDLNTYSNVVFCAGGCKSEAWEFQVCQKMVECLQDGIERDSVDDDSVSWIIDLYCKLDKPKLAYAIYVAAKEKTPPESFNQLIHCLSKHDETLRLADDMLAELSSCEARENATSAFSSVIIEKR